A portion of the Gossypium arboreum isolate Shixiya-1 chromosome 8, ASM2569848v2, whole genome shotgun sequence genome contains these proteins:
- the LOC108469294 gene encoding auxin-responsive protein SAUR36-like yields MKKIRGFKLGRKLVKVCKCVSRPERKNCMNSLLRPLTPSYNPLSRIWSFARFLRGGSKELSSWKPDPGYIQLGEKGVKRVEVPKGHLAVYVGESEGETRRVVVPVIYFNHPLFGELLEEAERVYGFNQSGRITLPCGISEFEKVKMRIADWDHCRRTQHRCYL; encoded by the coding sequence ATGAAGAAAATTAGAGGGTTCAAGCTTGGACGCAAGCTAGTGAAGGTATGCAAATGCGTAAGCCGACCCGAAAGAAAAAACTGCATGAATAGTTTGTTGAGACCTCTGACACCAAGCTACAACCCGTTATCCAGAATCTGGTCTTTTGCGAGGTTTCTTCGAGGTGGAAGCAAGGAACTGAGTAGTTGGAAGCCGGATCCAGGTTATATCCAATTGGGTGAGAAGGGAGTGAAGCGGGTTGAGGTACCCAAGGGACATCTCGCAGTGTACGTTGGCGAATCAGAAGGTGAGACGAGGAGGGTGGTAGTGCCTGTGATTTATTTCAATCACCCGctattcggggagctgttggagGAAGCGGAGCGGGTTTACGGGTTCAATCAATCCGGCCGGATCACTTTGCCTTGCGGGATTTCAGAGTTCGAGAAGGTTAAGATGAGAATTGCCGATTGGGATCATTGCCGACGGACACAACATCGTTGCTATTTGTAA